Proteins encoded together in one Ictidomys tridecemlineatus isolate mIctTri1 chromosome 3, mIctTri1.hap1, whole genome shotgun sequence window:
- the LOC144375886 gene encoding olfactory receptor 5H17-like, whose amino-acid sequence MEEANATLLTEFVLTGLTQQPQWKLPLFLVFLAIYLITMVGNLGLISLIWNDPQLHIPMYFFLGNLAFVDAWLSSTVTPKMLANFLDKSKIITFSECLIQFFSVAFSVTAECFLLAAMAYDRYAAICHPLLYPVIMTNKLCLRLLVLSFVGGFLHAILHESFLFRLTFCISNKIHHFYCDVIPLLKISCNDTSINYLLIFIFSGSIQVFSIVTILVSYTLVLFTILKKKSEKSVRKAFSTCGAHLFSVSLYYGPLLLMYVHPASSQANDQDTLSLFYTVIIPVLNPFIYSLRNNQVLNALTKMLKRNI is encoded by the coding sequence ATGGAAGAGGCAAATGCAACTTTGCTGACAGAGTTTGTTCTCACAGGACTTACACAGCAACCACAGTGGAAACTCCCCCTGTTCCTGGTGTTCCTGGCGATATACCTCATCACCATGGTGGGAAACCTTGGTCTGATTTCTCTGATCTGGAATGACCCTCAGCTTCACAtccccatgtactttttcctcgGGAATTTAGCCTTTGTGGATGCTTGGTTATCATCAACAGTGACCCCAAAGATGTTGGCCAACTTTTTagacaaaagcaaaataataactttttctgAATGCCTGatacaatttttttcagttgcaTTTAGTGTGACTGCAGAATGCTTTCTCCTGGCAGCAATGGCTTATGATCGCTATGCAGCCATATGCCACCCTTTACTGTATCCTGTGATTATGACCAATAAACTATGCTTACGGCTACTAGTTTTGTCATTTGTAGGTGGCTTTCTTCATGCCATACTTCATGAAAGCTTTTTATTCAGATTAACCTTCTGTATTTCCAACAAAATACATCACTTTTATTGTGATGTTATACCTTTGTTAAAAATTTCATGCAATGATACTTCTATTAAttatctattaatatttattttctctggttCAATACAAGTTTTCAGTATTGTGACTATTCTTGTTTCTTACACCCTAGTGctctttacaattttaaaaaagaagtctgaAAAGAGTGTAAgaaaagccttctccacctgtggagCCCATCTCTTTTCTGTGTCTTTAtactatggcccccttctcctcATGTATGTGCATCCTGCATCTTCACAAGCAAATGATCAAGACACGCTTTCTCTATTTTACACTGTCATAATTCCTGTGTTAAACCCCTTTATCTATAGTCTGAGAAACAATCAAGTCTTAAATGCACTGacaaaaatgttgaaaagaaatatttag
- the LOC101967127 gene encoding olfactory receptor 5H17: protein MEKDNVTLLTEFVLTGLTQRPQWKLLLFVVFLVMYLITVVGNLGLISVIWNDPQLHIPMYFFLGNLAFVDAWLSSTVTPKMLANFLEESNISLAECMVQFFSFATSATTECFLLAAMAYDRYVAICQPLQYPVIMTNRLCLQLLVLSFVGGFLHAVLHESFLLRLTFCNSNIIHHFYCDVIPLLKISCNDPSINYLMLFVFSGSIQVFTIGTILISYTLILFIILKKKSKKSVRKAFSTCGAHLFSVSLYYGPLLLMYVHPASSQANDQDTLSLFYTVIIPVLNPFIYSLRNKQVLDALTKMLKRNI, encoded by the coding sequence ATGGAAAAGGACAATGTAACTTTGCTGACAGAGTTTGTTCTCACAGGACTTACACAGCGACCACAGTGGAAACTCCTCCTGTTCGTGGTGTTCTTGGTGATGTACCTCATTACTGTGGTGGGGAACCTTGGTCTGATTTCTGTGATCTGGAATGACCCTCAGCTTCACAtccccatgtactttttccttgGGAATTTAGCCTTTGTGGATGCTTGGTTATCATCAACAGTGACCCCAAAGATGCTGGCCAACTTCCTAGAAGAGAGCAACATATCTCTTGCTGAATGCATGGTACAATTTTTTTCGTTTGCAACCAGTGCAACCACAGAGTGTTTCCTCTTGGCAGCAATGGCTTATGATCGCTATGTAGCCATATGCCAACCTCTACAGTATCCTGTGATTATGACCAACAGACTATGCTTACAGCTACTAGTTTTGTCATTTGTAGGTGGCTTTCTTCATGCCGTACTTCATGAAAGCTTTTTACTCAGACTAACCTTCTGTAATTCCAACATAATACATCACTTTTATTGTGATGTTATACCCCTGTTAAAGATTtcatgcaatgatccttctattAATTATCtaatgctttttgttttctctggttCAATACAAGTTTTCACTATTGGGACTATTCTTATTTCCTATACCCtaattctctttataattttaaaaaagaagtctaaAAAGAGTGTAAgaaaagccttctccacctgtggagCCCATCTCTTTTCTGTGTCTTTAtactatggcccccttctcctcATGTATGTGCATCCTGCATCTTCACAAGCAAATGATCAAGACACGCTTTCTCTATTTTACACTGTCATAATTCCTGTGTTAAACCCCTTTATCTATAGTCTGAGAAACAAGCAAGTCTTAGATGCACTGacaaaaatgttgaaaagaaatatttag